The following coding sequences lie in one Caproicibacterium argilliputei genomic window:
- a CDS encoding GNAT family N-acetyltransferase: protein MNPTEKATSRLKQEPLHYISILEPLRRGTAQLLYAGEDGVQIRLGQTVLQSAVSPQAAERLLNRLPQVPQMFVAHEDYEKELFERLCGGRDAFEPGMCNPCRTAVYTDSEPLPVSETFDIRRLGSAYAEAVAKQYHLFDDLAYIQERIAAGVFYGAFLGGELTGFIGEHSEGAMGMLEVLPKFRRMGVASALEADAVNRNLAAGHTAFCDVILGNEASFALQRTLGLSVAARPHYWLAAPERAEN from the coding sequence ATGAATCCGACAGAAAAGGCGACTTCCCGTCTGAAGCAGGAACCACTGCACTATATCAGCATCTTGGAGCCGCTGCGCAGGGGGACGGCGCAACTCCTTTACGCGGGTGAGGACGGCGTGCAGATTCGTCTGGGTCAGACAGTGTTGCAAAGCGCGGTTTCGCCGCAGGCTGCAGAGCGCCTGCTGAACCGTCTGCCACAGGTTCCACAGATGTTTGTTGCGCATGAAGATTACGAAAAGGAACTTTTCGAGCGGCTTTGCGGCGGGCGGGACGCATTTGAGCCGGGAATGTGCAATCCCTGCCGAACGGCGGTTTATACGGACAGCGAGCCGCTGCCCGTTTCAGAAACGTTTGATATCCGCAGGCTGGGTTCGGCGTATGCCGAAGCGGTCGCGAAGCAGTACCACCTGTTTGATGATTTGGCATATATTCAGGAACGGATTGCGGCGGGCGTCTTTTACGGCGCCTTTCTCGGCGGGGAGCTGACTGGATTTATTGGCGAGCACAGCGAAGGCGCCATGGGAATGCTGGAGGTGCTTCCAAAATTCCGGCGCATGGGAGTGGCCTCTGCGCTGGAGGCGGATGCGGTTAACCGGAACCTTGCGGCAGGGCACACCGCTTTCTGCGATGTCATCCTCGGCAATGAGGCTTCTTTTGCGCTGCAGCGCACTTTGGGGCTTTCTGTTGCCGCGCGGCCGCATTACTGGCTGGCTGCGCCGGAGCGTGCGGAAAATTGA
- a CDS encoding glycoside hydrolase family 1 protein: MDRPYSLGSTLLGCATSATQIEGSPTKNSWYDWAEESGRLKDASSPKNANQHWQRWREDNRLIQEMGLQVYRMSLEWSRIEPEEGHFCRQAVNHYRAEIEDLQKMGVKVLVTLHHFSNPSWFESRGGFLLKESPAIFLRYVTYVVEAIGDLVSDYVTLNEPNVYVTLSYFLAQWPPAKHNPGQAVRVMRNLVYCHLTAYRRIHRIRAERGFPGRTMVGFAEHLRVFTPAQPKDRPLANGMEYLFQGLTEAMYTGRLTLPLGVEAPLGDGRFYDYIGINYYTRIWVHGVNTAGRPGRPVNDLGWEIYPEGLGILMRHRYKRFTAPIWVTENGVADRDDKYRCRFLYDHLRQIAESGLPVERYYHWSFMDNFEWAEGETAAFGLIGCDFQTQKRTIRRSARFYKEIIQNHGVTQPMIDHYLR, from the coding sequence TTGGATAGACCATATTCGTTGGGAAGCACACTGCTTGGCTGCGCCACTTCTGCCACGCAGATTGAGGGGAGCCCTACGAAAAACAGCTGGTACGACTGGGCAGAGGAATCCGGCAGGCTAAAGGACGCCTCCAGCCCGAAGAATGCCAATCAGCACTGGCAGCGCTGGCGCGAAGATAATCGGCTGATTCAAGAAATGGGCCTGCAGGTGTACCGCATGAGTTTGGAGTGGAGCCGGATTGAGCCGGAAGAGGGGCATTTCTGCCGGCAGGCGGTCAACCATTACCGGGCGGAAATCGAGGATTTGCAGAAGATGGGTGTTAAAGTCCTGGTTACCCTGCACCACTTCTCCAATCCATCCTGGTTCGAAAGCCGGGGCGGATTTTTGCTGAAAGAAAGTCCAGCAATTTTTCTGCGCTATGTGACGTATGTGGTAGAGGCCATCGGGGATTTGGTCAGCGATTATGTCACACTGAATGAACCGAATGTTTATGTGACGCTCAGCTATTTTCTGGCGCAATGGCCGCCGGCTAAGCACAACCCCGGGCAGGCGGTGCGGGTTATGCGCAATCTGGTGTACTGTCACCTGACCGCCTACCGGCGGATTCACCGGATTCGCGCGGAGCGCGGTTTTCCAGGCAGAACCATGGTTGGCTTTGCGGAGCACCTGCGCGTGTTTACACCGGCACAGCCAAAAGACCGACCGCTTGCGAACGGCATGGAGTACCTGTTTCAGGGACTGACAGAAGCGATGTACACCGGTCGGCTGACGCTGCCCTTGGGGGTGGAGGCGCCACTGGGGGACGGTCGCTTTTACGATTACATCGGAATCAATTACTACACCCGCATTTGGGTGCATGGTGTAAATACGGCCGGCAGACCGGGGCGGCCGGTTAACGACCTTGGCTGGGAGATTTATCCGGAGGGGCTGGGCATTCTTATGCGCCATCGTTACAAACGCTTCACGGCACCCATATGGGTGACAGAAAACGGCGTGGCAGACCGGGATGACAAATACCGCTGCCGGTTTCTGTATGACCATCTGCGGCAGATTGCGGAAAGTGGGCTGCCAGTGGAGCGGTACTACCACTGGTCCTTTATGGATAACTTTGAGTGGGCGGAAGGCGAAACTGCTGCATTCGGCTTAATCGGCTGTGACTTTCAAACGCAAAAACGCACCATCCGCCGCAGTGCTCGTTTTTACAAGGAGATTATTCAGAACCACGGTGTCACACAGCCGATGATTGACCACTACCTGCGCTGA
- a CDS encoding tRNA threonylcarbamoyladenosine dehydratase produces MKNEWARTELLLGGQALEELQASSVLLFGVGGVGGFAAEALCRCGIGSFTLVDKDTVSLSNLNRQIIALHSTIGQYKTDVMRARMLDINPRVQVESCRLFYTAENAEQFDFAHYNYVIDAVDTVSTKLLIAQRAYEARVPVISAMGAANKLDPTRFCVKDIFQTQMDPLARVMRRELRRRGVPKLKVVCSEEPAQVPRPSEEPPAPGKRTTPGSVSFVPSVAGLILAGAVIRELTGLSTGAQI; encoded by the coding sequence ATGAAAAATGAATGGGCAAGGACGGAACTGCTGCTGGGCGGACAGGCACTGGAGGAGCTGCAAGCGTCTTCCGTGCTGCTGTTTGGCGTGGGTGGCGTGGGCGGCTTTGCCGCGGAGGCGCTTTGCCGCTGCGGCATCGGTTCCTTTACGCTGGTGGATAAAGACACCGTCAGCCTGTCGAACCTGAACCGGCAGATTATCGCTCTGCACAGTACCATCGGGCAGTACAAAACCGATGTGATGCGCGCGCGGATGCTGGACATTAACCCCCGTGTGCAGGTGGAAAGCTGTCGCCTGTTTTACACAGCGGAAAATGCGGAGCAGTTTGACTTTGCACACTACAATTATGTGATTGATGCGGTCGATACAGTCAGCACCAAGCTGCTGATTGCGCAGCGCGCGTATGAGGCGCGCGTGCCGGTCATCAGCGCGATGGGTGCCGCGAATAAGCTGGACCCCACGCGCTTCTGCGTGAAAGATATTTTCCAAACGCAGATGGACCCGCTGGCGCGCGTGATGCGCCGGGAATTGCGCAGGCGGGGCGTGCCGAAGCTCAAGGTGGTCTGCAGTGAGGAGCCGGCGCAGGTTCCGCGGCCAAGTGAAGAGCCGCCAGCCCCCGGCAAGCGCACCACGCCGGGCAGCGTGAGCTTTGTACCCAGCGTGGCGGGGCTGATTCTGGCGGGCGCGGTCATCAGGGAGCTTACCGGTCTTTCTACAGGAGCACAGATATGA
- a CDS encoding Fur family transcriptional regulator: MPDETLKAKELKTTRRREAILEVLRTAQKPMTAEAVYMAVLPVMHMSVSTAYRTLATLTEKEILSKELGQDGKAYFQLNDHRHCHFLRCTGCGEIIPLDGCPVEKLEKEWAAKTGYQITGHSLELSGLCPKCAAKRSGKPHEK; the protein is encoded by the coding sequence ATGCCGGACGAAACTTTAAAAGCCAAAGAACTGAAAACCACCCGCCGCCGCGAGGCAATTCTGGAGGTGCTTCGCACAGCACAGAAGCCAATGACGGCGGAGGCGGTCTACATGGCGGTTCTGCCGGTCATGCATATGAGCGTTTCCACGGCGTACCGCACGCTGGCAACGCTGACGGAAAAGGAAATTCTGTCAAAGGAGTTGGGGCAGGACGGCAAGGCGTACTTTCAGCTGAACGACCACCGCCACTGCCACTTCCTGCGCTGTACCGGCTGCGGCGAGATTATCCCGCTGGACGGCTGTCCAGTTGAAAAGCTGGAGAAAGAATGGGCGGCAAAAACCGGGTATCAAATCACCGGACACAGCCTGGAACTTTCCGGACTGTGCCCGAAGTGCGCCGCAAAGAGGAGTGGGAAACCGCATGAAAAATGA
- a CDS encoding peptide chain release factor 3 produces MLDYKQEIERRRTFAIISHPDAGKTTLTEKLLLYGGAIQQAGMVKGKRNMRHAVSDWMEIEKQRGISVTSSVMQFAYNNFCINILDTPGHQDFSEDTYRTLMAADSAVMVIDAGKGVEKQTRKLFKVCTLRNIPIFTFINKMDRDARSPYDLTEQIEEELGIKTYAVNWPIGSGRDFQGVYDRAAKKILTFTAEETANGAHQVAESASDLSDPKLAGLLGDDLLATLRDDVELLDGAGEEFSLEDVRQGKLSPVFFGSALTNFGVEPFLQEFLRMTTPPLPRESTAGTVNPTDPDFSAFVFKIQANMNKAHRDRVAFMRICSGEFDRGMEVMHMQGGRKMKLMQPQQLMAEQREVIDHAYAGDIIGVFDPGVFSIGDTLCSPAKKFTFGGIPTFAPEHFSRVSPVDTMKRKQFVKGITQIAQEGAIQIFQELNGSMEEVIVGVVGVLQFEVLEYRLKNEYKVDIRMESLPHEYIRWIQNEDLDPKTLDLTSDTRCIQDLKGSHLLLFVSEWNISWAIDHNKGLHLSEFSNGESPQAG; encoded by the coding sequence ATGCTGGATTATAAACAGGAAATCGAGCGGCGCCGCACCTTTGCGATTATCTCGCACCCAGACGCCGGTAAAACCACCCTGACCGAGAAGCTGCTGCTGTACGGAGGCGCCATTCAGCAGGCCGGCATGGTCAAGGGCAAGCGAAATATGCGCCATGCCGTTTCTGATTGGATGGAAATCGAAAAGCAGCGCGGCATTTCTGTAACCTCATCTGTCATGCAGTTTGCGTACAACAATTTCTGCATCAACATTCTGGACACCCCCGGCCATCAGGACTTTTCAGAGGACACTTACCGCACGCTGATGGCGGCAGACAGTGCCGTGATGGTCATTGACGCCGGCAAGGGCGTGGAAAAGCAGACCCGCAAGCTGTTTAAAGTCTGCACGCTGCGCAACATTCCGATTTTCACGTTCATCAACAAAATGGACCGCGACGCCCGCAGTCCCTATGACCTGACCGAACAAATTGAAGAAGAGCTGGGCATCAAGACTTACGCGGTCAACTGGCCCATCGGCAGCGGCCGTGACTTTCAGGGTGTTTATGACCGCGCCGCAAAGAAAATTCTGACCTTTACCGCCGAAGAAACCGCCAACGGCGCGCATCAGGTAGCAGAATCCGCCAGTGACCTTTCCGACCCGAAGCTTGCCGGTCTGCTTGGCGATGACCTACTCGCAACTCTGCGGGACGATGTGGAACTGCTGGACGGCGCGGGCGAAGAATTTTCACTGGAAGACGTGCGGCAGGGCAAACTTTCCCCGGTCTTTTTCGGCTCCGCGCTGACCAATTTCGGTGTGGAACCGTTTCTGCAGGAATTTCTGCGCATGACCACACCGCCGCTGCCGCGTGAGTCCACCGCCGGAACGGTAAACCCGACCGACCCGGACTTTTCCGCATTTGTGTTTAAGATTCAGGCGAATATGAACAAAGCACACCGCGACCGCGTGGCATTCATGCGTATTTGCTCCGGTGAGTTTGACCGCGGCATGGAAGTCATGCATATGCAGGGCGGGCGCAAAATGAAGCTGATGCAGCCGCAGCAACTCATGGCAGAGCAGCGGGAAGTCATTGACCACGCGTATGCGGGCGACATCATCGGCGTGTTTGACCCGGGTGTATTTTCTATTGGCGACACGCTGTGCTCCCCTGCCAAAAAATTCACGTTTGGCGGAATTCCGACCTTTGCGCCGGAACATTTCAGCCGTGTTTCTCCGGTAGACACCATGAAGCGCAAGCAGTTTGTCAAGGGCATTACGCAAATCGCACAGGAAGGTGCCATTCAAATTTTTCAGGAGCTGAACGGCAGCATGGAAGAAGTCATTGTCGGTGTTGTCGGTGTTCTGCAGTTTGAAGTTCTGGAGTATCGCCTGAAAAATGAATACAAGGTAGACATCCGCATGGAAAGTCTGCCGCACGAATATATCCGCTGGATTCAAAACGAAGATCTTGACCCCAAGACTTTGGATCTGACCAGCGACACCCGTTGCATTCAGGACTTAAAGGGCAGCCACCTGCTTCTGTTTGTCAGCGAATGGAACATCTCTTGGGCAATCGACCACAACAAAGGTCTGCATCTCAGTGAATTCAGCAACGGGGAATCCCCGCAGGCAGGCTGA
- a CDS encoding valine--tRNA ligase: MSKELAKTYNPGEVEDRIYDFWLKGGYFHAEPDPKKEPYTIVMPPPNITGQLHMGHAMDNTLQDILIRWRRMQGRDTLWVPGTDHASIATEAKIVEAMRKEGITKEQIGREEFLKRAWAWKEKFGGRIEQQLRKLGVSCDWDRKRFTMDEGCSKAVREVFVRLYEKDLIYRGERIINWCPHCKTTISDAEVEFVEKDGSFWHLRYPFKDGSGYLELATTRPETMLGDTAVAVHPDDERYKDIVGKTLILPLVGREIPVVADAYVEQDFGTGVVKITPAHDPNDFEVGRRHNLPVINVMNEDGSINENGGKYAGLSGLEARKQIVQELDEQGFLVRVEPIQHNVGTCYRCHSTIEPRVSKQWFVKMEPLAKPAIAAVREKKVRLIPERMDKIYFNWMENIKDWCISRQLWWGHRIPAWYCEDCGEMTVARTAPDTCPKCGGAHLHQDPDTLDTWFSSALWPFSTLGWPEKTAELAHYYPTNTLVTGYDIIFFWVARMIFSGIEQMGEVPFDTVLFHGLIRDSQGRKMSKSLGNGIDPLEVVDSYGADALRFTLITGISPGNDTRYSEERVQASRNFANKIWNASRFILMNIEGKAVPDALPQALSMEDKWILHAFNRLAGEINDNLEKFEFGIAAQKLHDFLWEQFCDWYIEIAKIRLNGSDEEAAQQVRQVLVWVMNRTLALLHPFMPYITEEIWQTLPHTGEALMVALYPQYDTSLTFVQDAEKMEAIMAAVRGVRNRRAEMNVEPSRKTKLYIASDKADTFRAGEEIFKRLAYATGIETAAAFDLSGAVTIVTPDAKIFIQMDELVDKEAERKRLTKELETAQKGYQNAQAKLQNEKFMSKAPEKVVAGVRANAEKLKAHIELIASSLDALK, encoded by the coding sequence ATGAGCAAGGAACTTGCAAAAACCTACAACCCCGGCGAAGTGGAAGACCGGATTTATGATTTCTGGCTGAAGGGCGGTTACTTCCACGCGGAGCCGGACCCGAAAAAGGAACCGTACACCATTGTGATGCCGCCGCCGAACATTACGGGGCAGCTGCACATGGGGCACGCCATGGATAACACTCTGCAGGATATTTTGATTCGCTGGCGGCGGATGCAGGGGCGCGACACGCTTTGGGTGCCGGGCACCGACCACGCCTCCATTGCAACGGAAGCAAAAATTGTGGAGGCTATGCGCAAAGAGGGCATTACCAAGGAGCAGATTGGCCGCGAGGAATTTTTGAAGCGTGCGTGGGCGTGGAAAGAAAAGTTTGGCGGACGCATTGAGCAGCAGCTGCGCAAGCTGGGCGTTTCTTGTGACTGGGACCGCAAGCGCTTCACCATGGATGAGGGCTGCAGCAAAGCGGTTCGGGAAGTTTTTGTGCGCTTGTATGAAAAGGACTTGATTTATCGTGGCGAGCGCATCATCAACTGGTGCCCCCACTGCAAAACCACGATTTCCGACGCGGAAGTGGAGTTTGTGGAGAAGGACGGCTCTTTCTGGCATTTGCGTTATCCGTTTAAAGACGGCAGCGGCTACCTGGAGCTTGCCACGACCCGTCCGGAAACCATGCTGGGCGATACCGCCGTGGCGGTGCACCCGGACGATGAACGCTATAAAGACATCGTTGGCAAAACTTTGATTTTGCCGCTGGTCGGGCGCGAGATTCCGGTGGTTGCGGATGCGTATGTGGAGCAGGACTTCGGCACCGGCGTTGTGAAAATTACGCCCGCGCATGACCCGAACGACTTTGAAGTCGGCCGCCGCCATAACCTGCCGGTCATCAATGTGATGAACGAGGACGGTTCCATCAATGAAAATGGCGGCAAGTACGCCGGTCTGTCCGGCTTGGAAGCAAGAAAGCAGATTGTGCAGGAGCTGGACGAGCAGGGCTTCTTGGTGCGTGTCGAGCCGATTCAGCACAATGTTGGCACGTGCTACCGCTGCCACAGCACGATTGAACCGCGTGTTTCCAAGCAGTGGTTTGTCAAAATGGAGCCGCTGGCAAAGCCGGCGATTGCCGCCGTGCGGGAAAAGAAAGTCCGCCTGATTCCGGAACGTATGGACAAGATTTATTTCAACTGGATGGAAAACATCAAGGACTGGTGCATCTCCCGGCAGCTCTGGTGGGGTCACCGGATTCCCGCGTGGTATTGCGAGGACTGCGGGGAGATGACTGTTGCCCGTACCGCGCCGGACACCTGCCCCAAGTGCGGCGGCGCCCACCTGCACCAAGACCCGGACACGCTGGACACTTGGTTCAGCTCTGCGCTGTGGCCATTCAGTACCTTGGGCTGGCCCGAAAAAACCGCGGAGCTGGCGCATTACTATCCGACTAACACACTGGTCACCGGCTACGACATCATCTTCTTTTGGGTGGCGCGCATGATTTTCTCCGGCATTGAGCAGATGGGCGAGGTTCCGTTTGACACGGTGCTGTTCCATGGCTTGATTCGGGACAGCCAGGGCCGCAAGATGAGCAAGTCCCTGGGCAACGGCATTGACCCGCTGGAGGTGGTTGACAGCTACGGCGCGGATGCATTGCGCTTTACACTGATTACGGGCATCAGCCCCGGAAACGACACGCGCTACTCGGAAGAGCGCGTGCAGGCAAGCCGGAACTTTGCCAATAAGATTTGGAACGCTTCGCGCTTTATTTTGATGAACATCGAGGGCAAAGCGGTGCCGGACGCCCTGCCGCAGGCGCTTTCTATGGAGGATAAGTGGATTCTGCACGCCTTTAACCGGCTTGCCGGAGAGATTAACGACAATCTGGAAAAATTTGAATTTGGCATCGCCGCGCAGAAGCTGCACGATTTCCTGTGGGAGCAGTTCTGCGACTGGTACATTGAAATTGCCAAGATTCGTCTGAACGGCAGCGATGAAGAAGCGGCGCAGCAGGTGCGCCAGGTACTGGTGTGGGTGATGAACCGCACGCTGGCGCTGCTGCACCCCTTCATGCCGTACATCACGGAGGAAATCTGGCAGACGCTGCCGCATACCGGCGAAGCGCTGATGGTTGCGCTGTACCCGCAGTACGACACGTCGCTGACCTTTGTGCAGGATGCGGAAAAGATGGAGGCCATCATGGCGGCGGTGCGCGGCGTGCGCAACCGCCGTGCGGAAATGAACGTGGAGCCGTCCCGCAAGACGAAGCTGTACATTGCTTCGGACAAAGCGGATACCTTCCGCGCAGGGGAAGAAATCTTCAAGCGGCTTGCGTATGCAACCGGCATTGAAACAGCGGCTGCCTTTGACCTTTCGGGTGCGGTGACCATTGTGACGCCGGATGCGAAGATTTTCATCCAGATGGATGAACTGGTCGACAAGGAAGCCGAGCGCAAGCGGCTGACCAAAGAATTGGAAACCGCGCAGAAGGGCTACCAAAACGCGCAGGCGAAGCTGCAGAATGAAAAATTCATGAGCAAAGCGCCCGAAAAAGTCGTTGCGGGCGTGCGTGCCAATGCGGAAAAGCTGAAAGCACACATCGAACTGATTGCATCCAGCCTGGACGCACTGAAATGA
- a CDS encoding HAD family hydrolase, whose amino-acid sequence MIKAVIFDMDGTIFDTERIYHDAWMAAGVPEELYWQMIGRGHAEIQEMFRQHMDVPPQVLYERCDAETKRLLAPGVPKKPGLDALLQHLRQQDYRMALATSSLTENAGEKLRRAEVTDFFDVVIGGDQVEHGKPAPDIYRKAADAVHCAPAECMVLEDSFNGVRGGHAAGMYTVMIPDLLQPDAEIRVLADAVLPSLAEVAPLLLRLANA is encoded by the coding sequence ATGATAAAAGCGGTTATTTTCGATATGGACGGCACCATTTTTGACACAGAGCGGATTTACCATGATGCCTGGATGGCAGCCGGTGTGCCGGAAGAATTGTACTGGCAGATGATTGGCCGCGGCCACGCGGAAATCCAGGAAATGTTCCGGCAGCATATGGATGTGCCGCCACAAGTGCTGTATGAGCGCTGTGATGCGGAAACAAAGCGGCTGCTGGCGCCGGGGGTACCGAAAAAGCCCGGTCTGGATGCTTTGCTGCAGCACCTGCGCCAGCAGGACTACCGCATGGCGCTTGCCACGTCTTCGCTGACCGAAAATGCTGGGGAAAAGCTGCGCCGCGCGGAAGTGACGGACTTTTTTGACGTGGTCATCGGCGGGGACCAAGTGGAACATGGCAAGCCCGCGCCGGACATTTACCGGAAAGCCGCCGATGCAGTGCACTGCGCACCGGCGGAATGCATGGTGCTGGAGGACAGCTTTAACGGGGTGCGCGGCGGGCACGCGGCGGGGATGTACACGGTGATGATTCCCGACCTGCTGCAGCCGGACGCGGAAATCCGCGTGCTGGCGGATGCAGTACTGCCCTCTTTGGCAGAAGTTGCGCCGCTGCTTCTGCGGTTGGCAAATGCTTGA